Proteins encoded in a region of the Bacillus horti genome:
- a CDS encoding ABC transporter ATP-binding protein, with product MSTQASIELQHVSHVFVTQKEANVAIENISLTVEPGEFISLVGPSGCGKSTILSSISGLLQPTKGTIKIHGVEKTKPSADIGYMLQSDYLFEWKSILKNVLTGLKVMKRLDQETRNYANYLLHEMGLSAFKHHYPSQLSGGMRQRASLVRTLVTNPDILLLDEPFSALDYQTKLQLEDLVWKTLKSHQKTAVLVTHDIAESIAMSDRIYILEKNPGRIKEEIVVPEEIRAEKPFLARENVGFRDIFQRIWKELDADEG from the coding sequence TTGTCCACTCAAGCTAGCATCGAGCTTCAGCATGTTTCACATGTATTTGTCACGCAAAAGGAAGCAAACGTAGCCATTGAAAATATTTCTTTGACGGTGGAGCCGGGAGAGTTTATTAGCCTGGTTGGTCCAAGTGGCTGCGGTAAAAGCACGATCCTCTCCTCCATTTCAGGTCTTCTTCAACCAACAAAAGGGACGATAAAGATCCATGGAGTAGAGAAAACAAAACCTTCAGCAGACATTGGCTATATGCTTCAAAGTGATTACTTATTTGAATGGAAATCTATTCTAAAAAATGTATTGACCGGGTTAAAGGTCATGAAGCGTCTAGACCAAGAAACAAGAAATTACGCCAATTATCTGCTTCATGAGATGGGGCTTTCTGCTTTTAAGCACCATTATCCTTCACAGCTTTCAGGAGGCATGAGACAACGAGCTTCACTTGTTCGAACTCTGGTTACTAACCCTGACATCCTCCTGCTTGATGAGCCTTTTTCAGCTCTTGATTATCAAACAAAGCTACAGCTTGAGGATCTGGTATGGAAAACGTTAAAAAGCCATCAAAAAACAGCCGTACTTGTTACTCATGATATCGCTGAGAGCATAGCGATGTCTGATCGTATATATATTTTGGAAAAAAATCCTGGACGTATTAAAGAAGAAATCGTTGTACCTGAGGAGATTCGTGCTGAAAAACCATTTTTAGCTAGAGAAAACGTAGGCTTTCGTGATATTTTTCAGCGCATTTGGAAGGAGCTGGACGCTGATGAAGGATGA